A stretch of the Zeugodacus cucurbitae isolate PBARC_wt_2022May chromosome 6, idZeuCucr1.2, whole genome shotgun sequence genome encodes the following:
- the LOC105218711 gene encoding uncharacterized protein LOC105218711, with amino-acid sequence MKTITICALFVVFFACFTCQARSVPVAVVEVPVVEVAGVAEAAPVSLLDIENADQSVVDVTDNDEKARSARGLGLLFGGGHGFGGNLFGGWGGLGGLGGLKSFGGLGGFGGLGGLKGLGGGLGGGFGGGFKPFFGKIW; translated from the coding sequence atgaaaaCCATAACCATTTGTGCGCTTTTTGTGGTCTTCTTTGCCTGTTTCACCTGTCAAGCGCGTTCTGTGCCTGTGGCAGTTGTTGAAGTGCCTGTAGTGGAGGTGGCTGGTGTAGCTGAAGCGGCGCCCGTTAGCCTACTGGATATTGAAAATGCGGATCAATCTGTGGTAGATGTCACGGATAACGACGAAAAGGCGCGTTCAGCGCGCGGTTTGGGTCTGCTTTTTGGCGGTGGACATGGTTTTGGTGGCAATTTGTTCGGTGGTTGGGGTGGACTCGGCGGTCTTGGTGGTTTGAAGAGCTTCGGCGGCCTTGGTGGATTTGGTGGACTTGGCGGTTTGAAGGGCCTAGGCGGTGGCTTGGGTGGTGGCTTTGGTGGCGGCTTTAAACCTTTCTTCGGAAAAATTTGGTAA
- the LOC105218710 gene encoding keratin, type I cytoskeletal 9 has product MRLGSFYILFLSAFLLSSVSAFTEEPLENVAATEQPQSNVTTPPVEELLLSDETKPEEQLLVETVETQGHENAGERKARQFGYPGFGYAPPPRPYYGGGFGGGFGGGFGGGFGGGYGGGFQRTRVVTRTRVVNRVRGGGFYGGGYFG; this is encoded by the coding sequence ATGCGATTGggaagtttttatattttgtttctaaGTGCATTTTTATTATCGTCTGTCAGCGCCTTTACAGAGGAGCCGTTGGAGAATGTCGCAGCCACTGAGCAGCCACAGTCGAATGTGACTACACCTCCAGTAGAAGAACTCTTGCTGTCCGATGAGACCAAGCCAGAAGAGCAATTATTGGTGGAGACCGTAGAGACGCAAGGTCACGAAAATGCTGGCGAACGTAAAGCGCGCCAGTTTGGCTATCCAGGCTTCGGATATGCACCACCACCACGTCCTTATTATGGCGGTGGTTTCGGAGGAGGATTTGGCGGTGGATTTGGCGGTGGTTTCGGTGGTGGTTATGGTGGCGGCTTCCAGCGAACCCGTGTCGTAACGCGCACCCGTGTGGTGAATCGAGTACGCGGTGGCGGATTCTATGGTGGTGGATACTTTGGTTaa
- the LOC105218709 gene encoding pupal cuticle protein 36: protein MWCLTRVLLACLLALTASTYAEKERLTPPATSYGVPDYRQIRSLGGDSDYSSDLVGLSTDLSGISSDLGGLSTSYSHAASGLDDSLSGLSANNEVSSNANAYTSALNGFTNYGGDLNALQSVQQIPVYSPLQQYQQVPVISSLQSVQQVPVLSSVQQPIVVQQPALGVEGRSLGGADIAALGGGLAGVGGLAGAAGGFGGGFKRYRTSIRIRSRGFGGGLGGFGGIGGLGGFKGIGGGFGGGHYKAHYAESSGGGFAGAGGLAGGFLG, encoded by the coding sequence ATGTGGTGCTTGACAAGAGTATTATTAGCTTGTCTGTTAGCTCTCACAGCATCCACCTATGCTGAGAAGGAGCGGCTCACGCCGCCAGCAACCAGTTACGGTGTACCAGACTACAGACAAATACGTTCCTTAGGTGGCGATAGCGACTATAGCAGTGACCTCGTGGGGCTTTCAACTGACCTCAGTGGCATCTCGAGTGATTTAGGTGGACTTAGCACCAGTTATAGCCATGCGGCAAGTGGGCTGGATGATAGTCTCAGTGGACTCAGCGCCAATAATGAAGTCTCCAGTAACGCGAATGCATACACCAGCGCGCTCAATGGTTTCACCAACTACGGTGGCGATCTCAACGCGCTACAATCGGTGCAACAAATACCAGTATATTCCCCGTTGCAGCAATACCAGCAGGTGCCGGTAATATCGAGTCTACAGAGCGTACAACAAGTGCCTGTATTATCTAGTGTGCAGCAGCCGATCGTAGTACAACAACCGGCACTCGGTGTTGAAGGTCGAAGTTTGGGTGGCGCTGATATTGCTGCACTCGGCGGTGGCTTGGCTGGCGTTGGTGGTTTAGCAGGCGCTGCTGGTGGCTTTGGTGGCGGCTTCAAGCGCTACCGCACCAGCATACGCATTCGTTCGCGTGGCTTTGGCGGTGGTCTAGGAGGTTTTGGTGGTATCGGCGGTTTGGGTGGTTTCAAGGGCATCGGCGGCGGTTTCGGTGGTGGTCATTATAAGGCGCACTATGCGGAGAGTTCGGGCGGAGGCTTTGCTGGTGCTGGTGGTTTGGCTGGTGGTTTTCTGGGTTAA